Proteins encoded together in one Candidatus Xianfuyuplasma coldseepsis window:
- a CDS encoding (d)CMP kinase — protein sequence MTVEELQKALKLGVPMVIALDGPSGAGKSTLASLLESTYDVLVFHTDDYFLPAKRKTKERLREAGGNLDRERMIQEVFSHLDDPYISSHHYNCHIEALEIRSPKMRQPIILIEGVYSMHPDFQQYYDVMIYIEVDRETQHNRILQRSNKTILERFKTEWIPLEDHYFTTFSIVEAADIVLQSTENLRDFFT from the coding sequence ATGACGGTAGAAGAACTACAAAAAGCACTTAAACTTGGAGTGCCAATGGTGATTGCACTAGATGGACCAAGTGGTGCGGGAAAATCAACGTTAGCTTCATTATTAGAGAGTACATATGATGTGCTTGTATTTCATACGGATGATTACTTTTTACCAGCCAAGCGGAAAACGAAAGAGCGATTACGTGAAGCCGGTGGGAATCTAGACAGAGAACGAATGATACAAGAGGTATTTTCACATCTGGATGATCCTTATATTTCTTCCCACCATTATAATTGTCACATCGAAGCTCTTGAAATTCGTTCGCCTAAAATGCGACAACCAATTATTCTTATAGAAGGTGTGTATTCCATGCACCCGGATTTTCAACAATATTACGATGTAATGATTTATATAGAAGTTGATCGAGAAACGCAACATAACCGCATTTTACAGCGATCAAACAAGACAATATTAGAACGGTTTAAGACGGAGTGGATTCCTTTAGAGGATCACTATTTTACAACGTTTTCGATTGTAGAAGCTGCGGACATTGTTCTACAATCAACCGAGAATTTACGTGATTTTTTTACCTGA
- a CDS encoding DUF362 domain-containing protein, translated as MSKVVVLRCESYDVDVIYDKLQYALEQLGGMESIIPKGQRILVNPNTLVGIDPSAAATTHPAVVEAVFRILQEQGYTQSYGDSPGFGDPGRVMKKCKIAPAADKYNVPLADFTNGQTIHNPEGIISKQFEIANAVFDNDAIINVCKMKSHAFQRITGAVKNPFGCVVGFHKGLMHSRFTNPYNFAEMIVDLANYLPLKLHIMDGIVAMEGNGPRNGNPTPMNTLLISTDPVALDAVFCKLINLKPEIIPTITYGQKYGLGSYQNIELIGDDITTLINPHFDIDRDTVKHTERNNFKVLRQFVIRRPVINEDICVKCGVCVEVCPLEDKAVDFSDGDKSNPPVYDYSKCIRCYCCQEMCPYHAIDTETPLIGKILYRTKILK; from the coding sequence ATGAGCAAAGTCGTCGTATTACGTTGTGAATCCTATGATGTTGATGTCATCTATGATAAACTTCAGTACGCCTTAGAACAACTAGGCGGAATGGAATCCATTATACCAAAAGGACAACGCATTTTAGTGAACCCTAATACACTTGTTGGGATCGATCCGAGTGCAGCAGCAACAACCCATCCCGCGGTTGTCGAAGCTGTGTTTCGCATCCTCCAAGAACAAGGGTATACTCAATCCTATGGGGATTCACCTGGATTTGGTGACCCTGGTCGTGTCATGAAAAAATGTAAAATTGCCCCTGCCGCAGATAAATATAATGTCCCCCTAGCGGATTTTACCAATGGACAAACGATTCACAATCCTGAAGGTATCATCAGTAAACAGTTTGAAATCGCAAATGCCGTTTTTGACAACGATGCAATTATCAATGTCTGTAAAATGAAGTCCCATGCGTTTCAACGGATTACCGGTGCGGTGAAGAACCCCTTTGGTTGTGTTGTTGGGTTTCACAAAGGATTAATGCATAGTCGCTTCACAAATCCCTATAACTTTGCGGAAATGATTGTCGATTTAGCCAATTACCTACCACTTAAACTACATATAATGGATGGGATAGTAGCTATGGAAGGAAACGGCCCTCGTAATGGGAATCCAACACCAATGAATACCCTTCTAATTAGTACCGATCCTGTCGCATTGGACGCTGTCTTTTGTAAGTTAATCAACCTGAAACCTGAAATTATTCCTACCATCACATACGGCCAGAAATATGGTCTTGGATCCTATCAAAACATTGAACTAATTGGTGATGATATTACAACGTTAATCAATCCTCATTTTGATATTGATCGCGATACTGTCAAACACACCGAACGTAACAACTTCAAAGTATTACGGCAGTTCGTAATTCGTCGTCCGGTGATTAATGAGGATATTTGTGTAAAGTGTGGTGTATGTGTCGAGGTATGTCCCCTCGAAGATAAAGCAGTTGATTTCAGCGATGGAGATAAATCCAATCCACCCGTTTATGATTACAGCAAATGTATTCGGTGCTACTGCTGTCAGGAAATGTGCCCCTACCATGCGATTGATACGGAAACACCGTTAATTGGTAAAATATTATACAGAACTAAAATACTAAAGTAA
- the trpB gene encoding tryptophan synthase subunit beta, whose product MEFQYGRFGGQFVPPQVAAALQELEQAFNDAKNDPTFIEEYLYYLKQYVGRPSPLYFAQQLTKKLGGAKIYLKREDLNHTGAHKINNTIGQILLAKRMGKTKIIAETGAGQHGVATATAAAMFNMECEIFQGQIDMERQRLNVFRMEMLGAKVTGVTQGTKTLADAVDYAINEWIKRIDDTFYLLGSAVGPHPYPTIVRFFQKIIGEEAKKQIIDQEGRLPDVIMACVGGGSNAIGLFADFIDDKDVKIIGVEAAGMGLETKDHAATLTLGKESIIHGMNTKAVVEEDGSISPVYSISAGLDYPGVGPEHAFLQDIKRAEYVAVTDKEAVDAFLELSQVEGIIPAIESSHAVAYAMKLAPKMSKDHVLIINLSGRGDKDVEAIERYLQ is encoded by the coding sequence ATGGAATTTCAATATGGACGATTTGGAGGACAATTTGTACCTCCACAAGTAGCAGCAGCATTACAAGAACTGGAACAAGCATTTAATGATGCAAAAAACGATCCTACGTTTATTGAGGAATATTTATATTATCTAAAACAGTACGTGGGGAGACCATCACCACTGTATTTTGCACAGCAGTTAACGAAGAAACTAGGTGGCGCAAAAATCTATTTAAAACGTGAGGATTTAAACCATACTGGTGCGCACAAAATTAATAATACCATTGGCCAAATATTACTTGCCAAACGAATGGGAAAAACCAAGATTATTGCCGAAACCGGTGCTGGACAACACGGTGTAGCAACCGCAACCGCCGCCGCAATGTTTAATATGGAATGTGAAATATTCCAAGGACAAATCGATATGGAACGGCAACGTCTAAACGTATTCCGAATGGAGATGCTAGGTGCCAAGGTTACAGGAGTAACGCAAGGAACAAAGACCTTAGCAGATGCTGTCGATTACGCGATAAACGAATGGATAAAACGAATTGACGACACATTCTATTTATTAGGTAGTGCGGTTGGACCACATCCATACCCAACCATTGTACGATTTTTTCAAAAGATTATTGGAGAAGAAGCGAAGAAACAAATCATCGATCAAGAAGGTCGTTTACCAGATGTCATTATGGCATGTGTTGGTGGCGGATCCAATGCAATCGGATTATTCGCTGATTTTATCGATGATAAGGACGTTAAAATCATCGGTGTTGAGGCAGCGGGTATGGGACTAGAAACCAAGGATCACGCAGCAACCTTAACACTAGGTAAAGAATCCATTATTCATGGTATGAATACCAAAGCCGTTGTTGAGGAAGATGGATCCATCAGTCCCGTGTACTCGATTAGTGCGGGATTGGATTATCCTGGTGTTGGCCCAGAACATGCGTTCTTACAAGATATCAAACGAGCGGAGTATGTCGCCGTAACTGATAAAGAAGCAGTAGATGCATTCTTAGAGTTATCGCAAGTTGAAGGTATAATTCCTGCGATTGAATCATCTCATGCAGTTGCCTATGCAATGAAACTTGCTCCGAAAATGTCAAAGGACCACGTTTTAATTATTAATTTGTCAGGACGTGGTGATAAAGACGTTGAAGCAATTGAAAGGTATCTACAATAA
- a CDS encoding ATP phosphoribosyltransferase regulatory subunit gives MKSIIEEIQFIKKRNKILRQLEELAEQEGMLRVESDAFEEYTSYVQSNPRQDANKLVKVADLQGDVYLLKPDITTNLIKQVIPRMEQDLGLSLYYLDTVYAFNDFGSITPTRQFGIEVIGASQIDEDFRLISFITRLFDQYNITYNIELGNQQWINDVIEQLQASKTIANLIKKALIDKNKEGIKQYVSNPGYQTLLLTVIQRQNDIPAYIDIIQQYNLPKTLHTQLLELHELVNRLDNPNIEVDLSLLNEFDYYNGIIYRGYVNSYKTNILRGGRYDSITQEFGTLTPALGFSLDVDIFINEVITK, from the coding sequence ATGAAATCAATTATTGAGGAAATACAATTTATTAAAAAGCGAAATAAAATCTTGCGCCAGCTCGAAGAGCTTGCTGAACAGGAAGGGATGCTACGTGTAGAAAGTGATGCGTTTGAGGAATATACTTCTTATGTACAATCGAATCCGAGACAGGATGCAAACAAACTGGTTAAGGTAGCGGATCTACAAGGCGACGTCTATCTGTTAAAGCCAGACATCACAACCAACCTTATCAAACAGGTAATCCCACGGATGGAACAAGACCTTGGTTTATCCCTCTACTATCTGGATACAGTATATGCCTTTAATGATTTTGGATCGATTACACCTACTCGACAATTTGGAATTGAAGTCATTGGTGCATCTCAAATCGATGAGGATTTTCGTTTAATCTCATTCATTACACGGCTATTCGATCAGTACAATATTACATACAATATCGAGCTTGGGAATCAGCAATGGATTAATGATGTGATTGAACAATTACAAGCATCCAAAACCATTGCCAATCTAATAAAAAAAGCCCTGATTGATAAAAACAAGGAAGGCATCAAACAATATGTTAGCAATCCAGGGTATCAAACCCTCCTACTAACTGTGATTCAACGTCAAAATGATATCCCAGCGTATATAGATATCATTCAACAATATAACCTTCCTAAAACATTACACACGCAATTATTGGAACTACATGAACTTGTTAACCGATTGGATAATCCCAATATCGAGGTCGATTTATCATTACTAAATGAGTTTGATTATTATAACGGCATTATCTATCGTGGATACGTTAACTCCTATAAAACCAATATTCTTCGTGGAGGTCGCTATGACTCGATTACACAAGAGTTTGGAACGTTAACTCCAGCCTTAGGATTTTCGTTGGATGTGGACATCTTTATCAATGAGGTGATTACCAAATGA
- the hisG gene encoding ATP phosphoribosyltransferase — protein MNSRLTIALPKGRLAQQVLKKLNAQGLPITINPSSRVLIQTDENNYEYMFVKPSDVITYVEEGVCDIGFVGSDSILEERKDIYELVDLKIGVCKMVIAGKDNDILEKSSTIRVASKYPYIAKTACTDMGINATIVKLNGSVELGPLVGLSDVIVDIYETGNTLKANNLQVLKELFDISTRLIANKASFRRKRQIIERIITILDEEVSP, from the coding sequence ATGAATTCAAGATTAACCATTGCCCTCCCAAAAGGTCGGCTTGCACAACAAGTATTGAAAAAATTAAACGCACAAGGATTACCAATCACGATTAACCCATCATCACGCGTCTTAATTCAGACAGATGAAAACAACTATGAATACATGTTTGTCAAACCCAGTGATGTCATCACTTATGTCGAAGAAGGTGTTTGTGATATTGGGTTCGTCGGTTCTGATAGTATCCTCGAAGAACGGAAAGATATTTATGAACTTGTCGATCTCAAAATCGGTGTATGTAAAATGGTCATTGCTGGTAAAGACAATGATATTTTAGAAAAGTCATCCACAATCCGTGTTGCGAGTAAATATCCCTACATTGCGAAAACAGCATGTACCGACATGGGAATAAATGCAACCATCGTTAAACTAAATGGTAGTGTGGAACTCGGACCACTCGTTGGTTTAAGCGATGTCATCGTTGATATATATGAGACTGGCAATACATTAAAAGCAAATAATCTTCAAGTTCTCAAGGAACTATTTGATATCAGTACACGCTTAATTGCAAACAAAGCAAGTTTCCGTCGTAAACGACAGATTATAGAACGGATTATTACAATCCTAGATGAAGAGGTGTCACCATGA
- the hisD gene encoding histidinol dehydrogenase produces MITTYTKEEFINLPKEKTAFNSKQINTVKQIINDVQLRQDDALREYTLLFDKVDIENFKISQDQIDVAYQTCDPLLRQDLEIAFQNILSYHEQQRQKGYQISLDDDSYIGQLIRPIERVGIYVPGGTAAYPSTVLMNAAPAIIAGVKEIAMISPPTTNKTIAPIILVAAKIAGINEIYQIGGAQGIAALAYGTPSIPKVNKIVGPGNIYVALAKREVYGTVGIDMIAGPSEIMIYADESSNPRFIAADLLSQAEHDILARPLLVTTSPIIIPLVQEELSKQLAQLSRQQIAIQSLRDYGAIILVDNEAEAIEMINRVAPEHLELLQQNPEKSIPQIQNAGAIFVGPYSPEPLGDYMAGPNHTLPTSGTATFSSALSVGDFITKTSVISYSKARLYQAKDRIVRIATKEGLTAHANAISVRYTNENE; encoded by the coding sequence ATGATTACAACCTATACAAAAGAAGAATTTATCAACCTTCCCAAGGAAAAAACAGCGTTTAATTCTAAACAAATCAATACGGTTAAACAGATCATAAACGATGTTCAACTGCGGCAAGATGATGCCTTACGAGAATACACCCTTCTGTTTGATAAGGTAGATATCGAAAATTTTAAGATTTCCCAAGATCAAATCGATGTAGCCTATCAAACCTGTGATCCATTATTGCGACAAGATTTGGAAATCGCGTTTCAAAACATTCTTTCATACCATGAACAACAACGTCAAAAAGGGTATCAAATATCACTCGATGATGACAGCTACATAGGACAATTAATCCGACCGATTGAACGTGTTGGAATCTATGTCCCTGGTGGTACCGCAGCATACCCATCAACGGTTCTGATGAATGCGGCACCAGCAATTATTGCCGGTGTCAAAGAGATTGCGATGATTTCTCCACCAACCACGAACAAAACGATCGCCCCAATTATTCTAGTAGCAGCTAAAATTGCTGGTATCAATGAAATCTATCAAATCGGTGGTGCACAAGGCATTGCCGCGTTAGCATACGGTACGCCATCGATTCCTAAAGTGAATAAGATTGTTGGTCCTGGGAATATCTATGTGGCTTTGGCAAAACGTGAAGTCTATGGAACCGTTGGCATTGATATGATTGCAGGACCAAGTGAAATCATGATATATGCTGATGAATCCTCCAATCCTCGATTCATTGCTGCAGATTTGCTCAGTCAAGCGGAGCATGACATCCTTGCTCGACCACTACTTGTGACCACATCTCCTATCATTATTCCTCTTGTACAAGAAGAACTCTCAAAACAATTAGCACAACTCTCACGACAACAAATTGCAATTCAGTCCCTACGTGATTATGGTGCAATCATTCTTGTCGACAATGAAGCGGAAGCCATCGAGATGATCAACCGTGTCGCACCTGAACATCTTGAATTATTACAACAAAATCCAGAGAAGTCGATTCCTCAGATTCAAAATGCCGGGGCAATCTTTGTTGGTCCCTATAGTCCTGAGCCACTTGGCGATTATATGGCAGGACCAAATCACACATTACCAACAAGTGGAACTGCCACATTCTCCTCGGCATTATCAGTTGGTGATTTCATAACCAAAACATCCGTCATTTCTTATTCAAAAGCACGTCTATATCAAGCAAAAGACCGTATTGTGCGCATCGCTACCAAAGAGGGTTTAACCGCTCATGCCAATGCCATATCTGTGAGGTATACCAATGAAAACGAATAA
- a CDS encoding pyridoxal phosphate-dependent aminotransferase has product MKTNKYITSLIPYSSKKVDASILLNANETTNYLFPDGIRLDYDIERYPIKTPQQLINQLADKYSVPSASLILGNGSTELLELSTRTFTDIGDIILTLDPSFSMYTVYSQVVGCTLKTVSVFQPIESIFTNLRELNQQFNPSIVFICNPNNPTGTLLPRSEILSFVKETDALVIVDEAYMEFANEQESVALDTKTYDNLLVARTFSKAYGLASLRLGYMIGSPSTITTLSKAKLPYSLNEVTARIGLQALEYESRVQTFVSSVITERDKLYQELQQLPLKVQPSFTNFFFVESTIDLQSALLNYGILIRSFRNGTYRITIGTKDENKQLLIALQEVLS; this is encoded by the coding sequence ATGAAAACGAATAAATATATTACAAGTCTAATACCCTACTCGTCAAAAAAAGTTGATGCATCAATTCTACTAAATGCGAATGAAACCACTAACTATTTGTTTCCAGATGGAATCCGTCTTGACTATGACATCGAGCGCTACCCCATCAAAACCCCACAACAACTAATCAATCAATTGGCAGATAAATACTCCGTACCATCCGCTTCATTGATTCTCGGTAATGGATCCACAGAACTGTTAGAGCTTTCGACACGTACCTTTACCGATATCGGGGATATCATACTAACACTTGATCCATCGTTTTCAATGTATACTGTCTATTCGCAAGTGGTTGGTTGTACCTTGAAAACCGTATCCGTATTTCAACCGATTGAATCCATCTTTACCAACTTACGTGAATTAAATCAACAATTCAATCCTTCCATTGTTTTTATCTGTAATCCGAACAATCCAACGGGAACATTATTACCCCGATCAGAGATTCTCTCCTTTGTGAAAGAGACCGATGCATTGGTGATTGTCGATGAAGCCTATATGGAATTTGCTAACGAACAAGAAAGTGTTGCCCTTGACACAAAAACCTACGACAATCTACTTGTTGCTCGAACATTCTCAAAAGCCTATGGACTTGCCTCTTTACGATTGGGTTATATGATTGGTTCACCCTCAACAATAACTACACTATCCAAGGCAAAACTTCCTTATAGTCTAAATGAAGTAACCGCCCGAATAGGATTGCAAGCTTTAGAATATGAATCACGCGTTCAAACATTTGTCTCTTCTGTCATTACAGAGCGAGACAAACTGTATCAAGAATTGCAGCAATTACCACTTAAAGTACAACCTTCCTTTACTAATTTTTTCTTTGTAGAGAGTACCATTGATTTACAGTCAGCACTGCTTAACTATGGTATCTTAATCCGATCATTTCGTAATGGAACATACCGTATTACGATTGGAACGAAAGATGAAAATAAGCAATTATTAATAGCCCTTCAGGAGGTATTATCATGA